ATTCTTAGAGGCAGACCACCAAACGGAACGAAACCCAACCATACAATCTTTCCCTTAATTAAAAGCCTTTCGGCCTAAAATCCATTTCTATTTTTCTTCCATCTCTGGTCGTCACTTCTCTTCCATGCCGCAATCAAGTTGATAGCCTCCCCTGTCTGGACAGAAATCTGTTTATACTGCTTTGGCAAAATGCAGCCTGCGCTCTCAGCCACCATGGCAACATACCCAAGCATTTTAAGCCTGATGATTGCTTCTTTTTGCAAGTTCTCACGCTCTTTCTTGTTCTCCCCACTGTCCATCCTCAAAAAGTTTGCCCGCAACAAGTCTTGTAAGGCTTCAAGCACAAAATTCTGCATCCGGTTCACAAACACTCCGCGGAATTTTGCAGGAGACCTTTGAGTAACCAAAATTATATAAGCTCCAAGCTTTTTAATGACAGTTATCACAATAAGGTCACTGCTCTCAGCAGGGATTTTACAAACGCTTTCCCATTCACGGTCGCGCCAAGAGGCATCTTTTTGCGCCTGAGTTTTGTCAAATCTTTGGCCCCTGGCCATAGCCGCAGCATGACCTATTGACACTTCATCTTGAATGCTGTTGATTTTGCCCTCAGCGTCATCAACAGTTTTCGGTATCCTTAAACTCTTATCGCGGTCATGCATTAAATCCCTCTCTTTTGTCACGGCCTATTCTATCACACCTCATTCATTCTTTCAATAGGCAAATATAGAGGCATTTTTTATAACACTCCCTAAAAAACTCCGCAGCATCTGCTTATAAACAAAAAATAAAAGACTGATATTCAGTCTCAATTTTGGTGTACAAAACATACCCGAGGGCATGTTTTGCTACGCTCCGTTCAAATCCCTATAAGCTACAGTCATATAATTATAAATATAAAAAAGAGCATATTTTATACTCTCTGGTGTACCAAGAGGGATTCGAACCCCCGACCCCCGCCTTAGAAGGGCGATGCTCTATCCGGCTGAGCTATTGGTACAGGTGCAATTAATATATCACAAAGCCCGCCTAAAAGCAAGTTTTTTTAATAAATTCTAATCAATATTATATCATCAGTTGCAAAAATAAAGCAAACAAAACCAATGAAGCAAAAGCCAAATAACTAAAATCCTTAAATATAACAAAAAATTATCTGCTTTG
The Christensenellaceae bacterium DNA segment above includes these coding regions:
- a CDS encoding four helix bundle protein, with protein sequence MTKERDLMHDRDKSLRIPKTVDDAEGKINSIQDEVSIGHAAAMARGQRFDKTQAQKDASWRDREWESVCKIPAESSDLIVITVIKKLGAYIILVTQRSPAKFRGVFVNRMQNFVLEALQDLLRANFLRMDSGENKKERENLQKEAIIRLKMLGYVAMVAESAGCILPKQYKQISVQTGEAINLIAAWKRSDDQRWKKNRNGF